Proteins found in one Plasmodium sp. gorilla clade G2 genome assembly, chromosome: 14 genomic segment:
- a CDS encoding zinc finger protein, putative: MVYATLLSEEDLSRFRTKQCKRLLNGGCNFGLDRCQYSHNEFWNRRCPFYLSDSSFIRYITVMCPDVETRADGSINSLCLRGGECPFAHSTEEILYHPLFYKTKRCEDYKKGSCNTYYCPFIHGLAETRVPGTYKLPFTNGIDMPNIPNVIIVDKIDICSKNSNGIINDKYMKNMSFKKRSDIQLGHINNNDIHCNNKTNSINYTLYDSMDTISNKNDMNKKAVDRSNLSFNNAVFNKDSFFDFSEENIKMNMLNKKGPFDHINNNTYSRSSMKDSINSIGSFEANNMKDNNMCNSQGNLSSVVGHISNDNKNGINGVSANHNNPNSNNNNNNNNNNIKDNDNIKDNDNIKDNDNIKDNDNESNDNNKTNRQSNGKNVNSCNYNEFLSRKLNGTVTGSYQNVCSKNISLSTNNSTSYIDTINTPNKNYNKNLNILKLKQNHSSCSTDAHEINFNEHEATSDDAIEDEEDEYFNSENIDSTVSNRNNELENISGDNKLSNVTAETNLNIDRNNEINLLEVIKCLKGLCEKIMKGDLTFTSEQWDNIAQITYEIVAVIEFNRVMKLKKTANKIKNDIYNKNKDFIFNMENKDYKKEINENEMEQEFYTNEKDKIEKTLCTNIDNLIEEKNSNINGIPLDVKLKNYDEIFERPKNEKVNDINRLKYSLNENIYMEKDNNNNINKENSILFLENDEKNNILNKFNFDFNKREEHIFNNLNELINTEDNELVHFYQEQLAQNFLEEKNELDIMSMKQKFIPSHINKINLINDNNDNNNALQNIKDSCFLEYYNINKSNNLNFKDKNDTNEKLSSQQPFVSFFSFLSE, encoded by the coding sequence ATGGTTTATGCCACACTTTTGAGTGAAGAAGATTTAAGTCGTTTTCGAACGAAGCAATGTAAGAGATTGTTGAATGGTGGTTGTAATTTTGGCTTGGATAGATGTCAGTATAGTCACAATGAATTTTGGAATAGGAGATGTCCATTTTATTTAAGTGACTCATCTTTTATACGTTATATTACTGTAATGTGTCCTGATGTAGAAACAAGAGCTGATGGTTCTATTAATAGTTTATGTTTAAGAGGAGGTGAATGTCCTTTTGCTCATTCTActgaagaaatattatatcatcctcttttttataaaacaaaaagatgTGAAGATTATAAAAAGGGGTCATGTAATACTTATTATTGTCCTTTTATTCATGGTTTAGCTGAGACGAGAGTACCTGGTACTTATAAGTTGCCATTTACAAATGGAATTGATATGCCCAATATTCCaaatgttattattgttgatAAGATAGATATATGTAGTAAAAATAGTAATGgtattataaatgataaatatatgaaaaatatgtcATTTAAAAAGAGAAGTGATATACAATTaggacatataaataataatgatatacattgtaataataaaacaaatagtATCAATTACACACTTTATGATTCTATGGATACTATatctaataaaaatgatatgaataaaaaagcTGTTGATAGATCtaatttatcttttaataatgctgtatttaataaagatagcttttttgatttttctgaagaaaatattaaaatgaatatgttAAATAAGAAAGGTCCTTTTgaccatataaataataatacatactCAAGAAGTAGTATGAAAGATTCTATTAATTCTATTGGTTCATTTGAAGCAAACAATATGAAGGATAATAACATGTGTAATTCTCAAGGTAATCTATCGAGTGTTGTTGGACATAtatcaaatgataataagaaTGGTATTAATGGTGTGAGTGCAAATCATAATAATCCAAACagcaacaataataataataataataataataacattaaagataatgataacattaaagataatgataacattaaagataatgataacattaaagataatgataatgaaagtaatgataataataaaactaaTAGACAATCGAATGgtaaaaatgtaaattcttgtaattataatgaatttCTATCAAGAAAATTAAATGGAACTGTTACTGGATCATATCAAAATGTGTGCAGTAAAAACATTTCACTTAGTACAAACAATTCTACAAGTTATATAGACACAATTAATACTCCTaataagaattataataagaatttGAACATATTAAAACTTAAACAGAATCATTCAAGTTGTAGTACTGATGCTcatgaaataaattttaatgaGCATGAAGCAACAAGTGACGATGCTAtagaagatgaagaagatgaatattttaattctGAGAATATTGATTCAACTGTATCAAATAGAAATAATGAATTAGAAAACATTAGTGGTGATAACAAGTTATCAAATGTAACAGCAGaaacaaatttaaatattgatagaaataatgaaataaatttattagaaGTTATTAAATGTTTAAAGGGTTTATgtgaaaaaataatgaaaggAGACTTAACATTTACATCTGAACAATGGGACAATATTGCTCAAATAACATATGAAATAGTAGCAGTTATAGAATTTAATAGAgtaatgaaattaaaaaagacagctaataagataaaaaatgatatatataataagaataaagatttcatttttaatatggaaaataaagactataaaaaggaaataaatgaaaatgaaatggAACAAGAATTTTATACAAATGAAAAGgataaaattgaaaaaacaCTTTGTActaatattgataatttaattgaagaaaaaaatagtaatataaatGGAATACCTTTAGATgtcaaattaaaaaattatgatgaaaTTTTTGAAAGAcctaaaaatgaaaaagtaaatgatataaatagattaaaatattcattaaatgaaaatatatatatggaaaaagacaataataataatataaataaggaaaattcaattttattcttagaaaatgatgaaaaaaataatattttaaataaatttaactTTGACTTCAACAAAAGAGaagaacatatatttaacaaTTTAAATGAACTTATAAATACTGAGGACAATGAATTAGTACATTTTTATCAGGAACAATTAGCACAAAACTttttagaagaaaaaaatgaattagaTATTATGTCAATGAAACAAAAATTTATTCCAtcacatattaataaaataaatttaatcaatgataataatgataacaaCAATgctttacaaaatataaaagattctTGTTTTttagaatattataatataaataaaagtaataacTTAAActttaaagataaaaatgataccAACGAAAAATTATCATCACAGCAACCATTTGTAtcttttttctctttcttaTCAGAATAA